In a genomic window of Mastomys coucha isolate ucsf_1 unplaced genomic scaffold, UCSF_Mcou_1 pScaffold17, whole genome shotgun sequence:
- the Gpr160 gene encoding probable G-protein coupled receptor 160 → MTALSSKNCSFQHQLRQSQQPLDASCLLFLILLGKVLLNILILRVKRKDTRWTLMEYFCFSLAFVDLLLLVNISILTYFRDFVVLGIRFTNYHICLLTQIISFTYGFLHYPVCSLACIDYWCNLSRATKHPSRWQKLLYFLTVILTWISVLAYVLSDPAISVSLKAHRAYVSPCPSYVSAQSHWLSLSMLMVLFVAFLISWQEVVALIQAMRIASYRNKAVLYFPFPPHSGYIVSSREALLPRLIVCFLGTWFPFVVLQVLILSLGVQIPAYIEMNVPWLYFVNSFLIAAVYWFNCHKLYLRDSTLPVDPFINWKCCFVPVHRLKQVERPISIIIC, encoded by the coding sequence ATGACAGCTCTTTCTTCAAAGAACTGCTCTTTTCAACACCAGCTACGTCAGTCTCAGCAGCCCCTCGATGCCTCCTGTCTGTTGTTCTTGATCCTACTTGGGAAAGTGTTATTAAATATCCTCATCCTCAGAGTGAAAAGGAAAGACACCCGTTGGACTTTAATGGAGTATTTCTGCTTTTCACTAGCATTTGTTGATCTCCTGCTGTTGGTAAACATTTCCATTTTGACCTACTTCAGGGACTTTGTAGTTCTAGGTATTAGGTTTACTAACTATCACATCTGTCTGCTCACACAAATCATTTCCTTCACTTATGGCTTCTTGCATTATCCAGTTTGCTCACTGGCTTGTATAGACTACTGGTGTAATCTGTCTAGAGCCACCAAGCATCCATCTAGGTGGCAAAAGTTACTTTATTTCTTGACAGTCATTTTAACTTGGATCTCAGTCCTTGCTTACGTTTTGAGTGATCCAGCCATCTCGGTAAGCCTAAAGGCACACAGGGCTTATGTGTCCCCGTGCCCCTCCTATGTCAGCGCTCAGAGTCACTGGCTGTCACTGTCCATGCTAATGGTGTTATTTGTGGCCTTTCTGATTTCATGGCAAGAAGTTGTTGCCTTGATACAGGCTATGAGGATAGCATCCTATAGGAACAAGGCCGTCCTCTATTTTCCTTTCCCACCCCACTCCGGTTACATTGTGAGCTCCAGAGAAGCACTCTTGCCCAGGCTCATTGTGTGCTTTCTCGGTACCTGGTTTCCCTTTGTAGTACTTCAGGTCCTCATCCTCTCACtcggagttcagatcccagcgtACATAGAAATGAATGTCCCCTGGCTGTACTTTGTCAACAGCTTCCTCATTGCTGCAGTTTACTGGTTTAACTGCCACAAGCTTTATTTGAGAGACAGCACATTACCTGTGGATCCTTTCATCAACTGGAAATGCTGCTTCGTGCCAGTCCATAGACTTAAGCAAGTGGAGAGGCCTATCTCCATAATCATTTGTTAA